The Prosthecomicrobium sp. N25 nucleotide sequence GGTGCATCCGCACCCGGACCGCGTCGAGACGGTCCGGCGGGACCGCGAGCGCCTCCGGGCCGGCGGGACGGGCGTCGGCAGCATGGTAGGCCTCGCCTCGCGCCCATTCGAGCCGCATCAGGTCGCCCAGATACGGGACGGGATCGGCCGGCGGGAAGCCGTCGACGAAGGCCGGGAAATCCGCTCCATAGGCAAAGAGCATCGGCGTGTGCGGCGGGAAGGCGCGCACGTAGAGGCACGCCATCGCCCGGAAGAACCTATCCCCGAGGATCCGGGCGGCGACGGGATAGCGGGCGGCGAGCGCGTTCACGAGGCCGCCGACCACGTTGTTGCGGTACACGGCGAAGCGCGCTTCGGCTTCGTCGGCTGCGGTCGCCGCCGAGCGCACGGGGCAGGGTAGGCCCGGGTCCAGGAGTGCGGCCGCGAAGCGGTCGTGGGCGGAGGGCATCATGGCCGGCCTCCTTCCTCAGGCGGCGAGCCCGACGCTCGCGCGAGCCATCACGGCTTCGGCGAGGGCGGCTTCGGCGGCGAGCACGCGCCAGGGCGGCACGTCGTTATCCCATTCGATCAGGGTCGGGCAGGGCCCGATCCGGCGGATGGTGTCGAAATAGAGGGCCCAGACCCCGTCGCCGACCGGGCGGTCGTGCGTGTCGATCGCCAGGCGGGCTCCCGTCGGCAGCGTCTCTGTCGCGTGGCCGGCGAGGTGGATCTCCGCGACGTGGGCGACGGGTAAGCGCGCCAGGTAGGATTCCGGCCGGAAGCCGTGGTTGGTCGCCGAGACGACCACGTTGTTGACGTCGAGCAGGAGTCCGCAGCCCGTAGCCCGGGCGACTTCGCCGAGAAACTCGGTCTCGGGGATCAGGCTCTCCGGAAACACGATCACGGTCGCGGGGTTCTCCAGCAGCATTCGCCGGCCGAGCCGCTCCTGCACCTGGTCGACGTGGTCGATAACGCGCGCCAGGGTCGCCTTCGTATAGGGCAGGGGCAGGAGGTCGTTGAGGTACGCGTCGCCGTGGCTCGACCAGGCGAGATGCTCGGAGAACATCTCCGGCTGATAGAGGTCGACCAGTCGCGCCAGCCTGGCGAGATGGTCCTCGTCGAGACGCCCGGGACCTCCGATGGACAGCCCGACCCCATGCAGCGACAGGGGATAGCGGTCCCGGATCTCACGGAGCGCGGCGTGGGGCGCTCCCCCGGCGCCCATGTAGTTCTCGGCATGAACCTCGAAAAAGCCGATGTCCGGCTCCCGGTCGAGGATCTCGTCGAAATGCTCGGCCTTGAGGCCGACGCCGGCACGGTTGGGCAGCCCGGACCAGCTGCCCTGGCACGATGGAGACGGCATAGCGCTTCTCCCGATGGTGGGATGGGGAGCCGGACCCGGCGGTGCGCGCCGGCTCCGGCAAGGCCTTCAGGCAGGACGCTTGACCGGGTCGAGGGACCCGGGTCCGAACGGAGTCGAGAGCGAGACGCAGGTGCCCTTGGGCACGAGCTTCCAGGCGTTGCCCTGGTAGTCGACCTTCGAGGTGCCGGCGCAGGTCGTGCCCGGCCCGGCGGCGCAGTCGTTCTTGCCCGCCAGGGAGACGCCGTAGCACTTCTCCTTGGAGGCGTCGTCGGCCCGGGCGGGGCCGGCGAGGAGCGTGGCGGCGCCCGCGAAGGCAGCCGCGAGGGCGACGGAGGTGGCGATCTTGGTGCTCATGGTCGAGATCCGTGGTTGGCGGTGGAAGCGGCGTCCTCGGCTTGCAGGCCATGCGGATCGCCGCCGACGCCCTGGATCATGCCGGCCGGATCGGCCCCACTGAAATGCCGATAAGCTGCCAATTCCATAGGGGACTGCTATGGTGCCGTCCTGCGAAGTCCGAGTATCTGATCGCGGCGGGAGGGGGTTCCCGTGGAGATGCATCAGATCCGCTATTTCCTGGCAGTCTGCCGCACGCTGAACTTCACGCGCGCGGCGGAGAGCTGCCATGTCGCCCAGCCGTCCCTGACCCGCGCCATCAAGCTCCTGGAAGCGGAACTCGGCGGCGACCTTTTCCGGCGCGAGCGCAACCTCACCCACCTGACCGACTTCGGCCAGCGCATGCTCCCGCTCCTGCGCCAGTGCTACGACAGCGCAGCAGCCGCCAAGACGCTCGCCACGTCGATGCGCACCGGTGTTTCCGCCACGCTGGCCCTCGGTCTCTCGCACACGGTGAGCATGGCCCTGCTGGTAGAGCCCCTGGCGGAGCTGACGCGGGTCTTCCCCGGCCTCGACCTGCGCTTCGTCCGCGGGACGGCGCCGGAACTGGCCGAAAGCCTCAAGAAGGGTGACGTGGCGCTGGCGATCGCCGGCCCGCTCGGTGAGACCTGGGAGCGGCTCGACCGCTGGCCTCTCTTCGACGACGCCTTTCGGGTCGTGGTCGGCCCGGGGCACCGGCTCGCCGGCTCGCCGTCTGCGAGGCTGGAGGATCTCGCGGCCGAGCGGCTGCTCGCCCGGTCCTACTGCGAGTCCATGGCCGACTTGGACGCCTGCCTGCGCGACCGCGAGATCGACTGGGCCCGCCGCCACGAGGTCGTCTCGGACCCGGATCTCCTCCAGCTCGTGCGCGCCGGCCTGGGCATCGCCATCCTGCCCGAAAGCGCCGCACCGCGGGATCTCGATCCGGTGCCGATCGACGGGCTCGACCTGCGCCGCTCCGTGGCGCTCTATGGCGTCGCCGGCCGCGAACGCTCCCCGCCCGCTACCGCCCTCCTGAAGCTCCTCCGCGCCCGTGACTGGGAGACCGCGCTGGCGGCGGCCTGAGTCCGGAGTTCAGGCGAGGGCGGCCAGGATGGCGTCCAGGTCCATGCGGTTGCGGAAGTCCGGATCGACGAAGCGGGCCCGCACGAGCCCGTCGCCGCCGACCACGAAGGTCGCCGGCAGGGGCAGCAGCCAGGCCGCGTTGCCCTGGAACAAGTCCAGCGACCAGCCCCGCCCCGCCATGAGCGCGCGCAAGCCGTCCCCGACCCACATGGCGAGGCCGAGGGAGAGCGCATAGGCGTTGTCGAGGTCGGTGAGCACCACGATCCGGTCCCCGAACCGCGCCTGCAGCGGCGCCGTGTAGGTCTGGTGTTCGGGCATGATCGACACGATGCGCGCGCCCAGGGCGGCGAGCGACCGCTGCGCGGCCGCCAGCGCCTCGAGTTCCAGGGCACAGAACGGGCACCAGTGGCCGCGGTTGAAGCTGATGACGGCGGGGCCCTCCGCCAGCACGGCCTCGAGGCTGACCATCGAACCGGCCGGGTCCGTGAGCAGGAATGGCGGCATCCGGTCGCCCGGACCGGGGGCTTGGCTGCCCGCCTCCCCGGCGGCGAGACGCCTGACAAGCTGGTCGTACTCGGCGACGAACGGGGAGTTCAGCCGCCGCATAGCTGATGAATAGGCAGCGAGCCGCTCGCGGAGGGGCACCTCCATGGCGAAGATTTCCGCCAAGGCCTCCGGCAGGGTCGACGCGACGGTCCGGGTCATGCCGACCGGCCCGCCGCCAGCGCAGCCACGATCTCGGACAGCTCCATCCGCATGCGGAAGTCGGCTTCGACTCGTCGGGCCAGGACACGCCCGTCCGGGCCGACCACGAAGGTCGCCGGGACGGGCACGACCCAGCCGTCCGAGCCGTGCACCGCCGCGAGGTCGAGCCCCTGGCCGAGCATGAGCCCCTTCAGCCCTTCGCCGAGCCACATGCCGAGCCCCAGGGAGAGCGCGTAGGCGCAATCGACGTCGGTGAGAACCGAGAGCCGCCCGGTCACGGCGGCCGGAAGACGGCCCGCGAAGGCCTGGCGGTCCGGCATGATCGAGACGACCCGGGCCCCGAGGGCCGCGAGATCGCGATGGGCCTCCGCCAGCGCCGTGAGCTCGATGCGGCAGAAGGGGCACCAGTGGCCGCGGTTGAAGCTGACGACGACCGGCCCCGTGCGGTTGAGGTCGCCCAGCGAGACGAGCCGCCCCGACCGGTCTGGGAGGAGGAAGTCGGGCATGGGGTCGCCGACCTCCGGGGCCGCCTCGCCGACCTCACCCGCCCGCAGCCGGTCGACGAGCTCCTGGCCCGCCGACACGAAGGGGGACCCGGCCTCGGTCTGGCGCTCGACATAGAGGGCGAGCCGGCGCCAGAGCGGCGCGTCCAGAGCGCAGATTTCGGCCAGCGCATCGGCCAGGCTGGGGGTCCTTGTCACATCGAGCACCGGACGCGCCGGAGAGGCGCTTGTCGAGACCAGAATGCACGCTTCCGACGGCCGCCGCCAATAGCCGTCCTCTATCGAAACCGGAGAAGGCCGGCATTTCTCTTTCGATCCGCGCGCCCGTCGACTGGGGGGCGAAGGCGGCCGCCGGGACAGTCCCCGCAGGCCCGAGCCGATCGGAGGACCCAGTCATGCCCACATCCGCCAAGGCCCGGCCGAAGCCCGGGGCCGTCCCCAAGGTCGTCATCATCGGAGCGGGTTTCGCAGGACTGTCAGCCGCCCGCGGCCTCGCCCGGGCGCCTGTCGACGTCACGATCGTCGACCGGCAGAACCATCACCTGTTCCAGCCGCTCCTCTACCAGGTCGCGACCGCCGCGCTGTCGCCGGCCGACATCGCGGCCCCGATCCGGACCATCCTGCGCGACCAGGCGAATGCGACCGTGATCCTCGCCGAGGTCACCGGCATCGACCCCAAGGCCCACGAGGTGGTCACGACCGACGGCCGGATCCCCTACGACCGCCTGATCGTCGCCACCGGCGCGCGGCACGGCTACTTCGGCCGCGACGAGTGGGCGGTCCACGCCGCGGGTCTGAAGCGGATCGAGGACGCAACGGAACTGCGGCGCAGGATCCTGCTCGCCTTCGAGCGCGCCGAA carries:
- a CDS encoding DNA-binding domain-containing protein gives rise to the protein MMPSAHDRFAAALLDPGLPCPVRSAATAADEAEARFAVYRNNVVGGLVNALAARYPVAARILGDRFFRAMACLYVRAFPPHTPMLFAYGADFPAFVDGFPPADPVPYLGDLMRLEWARGEAYHAADARPAGPEALAVPPDRLDAVRVRMHPAARLVRSRHPIVTIWSMQEGVGEPASLQDWMPEAALVTRPRLAVRVECLGTGEAVFLDLLQRGEPLARALEAGLAVDPRFDPPAAVATLIRAGAALSLDA
- the bufB gene encoding MNIO family bufferin maturase — its product is MPSPSCQGSWSGLPNRAGVGLKAEHFDEILDREPDIGFFEVHAENYMGAGGAPHAALREIRDRYPLSLHGVGLSIGGPGRLDEDHLARLARLVDLYQPEMFSEHLAWSSHGDAYLNDLLPLPYTKATLARVIDHVDQVQERLGRRMLLENPATVIVFPESLIPETEFLGEVARATGCGLLLDVNNVVVSATNHGFRPESYLARLPVAHVAEIHLAGHATETLPTGARLAIDTHDRPVGDGVWALYFDTIRRIGPCPTLIEWDNDVPPWRVLAAEAALAEAVMARASVGLAA
- a CDS encoding BufA1 family periplasmic bufferin-type metallophore; the encoded protein is MSTKIATSVALAAAFAGAATLLAGPARADDASKEKCYGVSLAGKNDCAAGPGTTCAGTSKVDYQGNAWKLVPKGTCVSLSTPFGPGSLDPVKRPA
- a CDS encoding LysR family transcriptional regulator, with protein sequence MHQIRYFLAVCRTLNFTRAAESCHVAQPSLTRAIKLLEAELGGDLFRRERNLTHLTDFGQRMLPLLRQCYDSAAAAKTLATSMRTGVSATLALGLSHTVSMALLVEPLAELTRVFPGLDLRFVRGTAPELAESLKKGDVALAIAGPLGETWERLDRWPLFDDAFRVVVGPGHRLAGSPSARLEDLAAERLLARSYCESMADLDACLRDREIDWARRHEVVSDPDLLQLVRAGLGIAILPESAAPRDLDPVPIDGLDLRRSVALYGVAGRERSPPATALLKLLRARDWETALAAA
- a CDS encoding redoxin domain-containing protein, which codes for MTRTVASTLPEALAEIFAMEVPLRERLAAYSSAMRRLNSPFVAEYDQLVRRLAAGEAGSQAPGPGDRMPPFLLTDPAGSMVSLEAVLAEGPAVISFNRGHWCPFCALELEALAAAQRSLAALGARIVSIMPEHQTYTAPLQARFGDRIVVLTDLDNAYALSLGLAMWVGDGLRALMAGRGWSLDLFQGNAAWLLPLPATFVVGGDGLVRARFVDPDFRNRMDLDAILAALA
- a CDS encoding peroxiredoxin-like family protein — translated: MTRTPSLADALAEICALDAPLWRRLALYVERQTEAGSPFVSAGQELVDRLRAGEVGEAAPEVGDPMPDFLLPDRSGRLVSLGDLNRTGPVVVSFNRGHWCPFCRIELTALAEAHRDLAALGARVVSIMPDRQAFAGRLPAAVTGRLSVLTDVDCAYALSLGLGMWLGEGLKGLMLGQGLDLAAVHGSDGWVVPVPATFVVGPDGRVLARRVEADFRMRMELSEIVAALAAGRSA